From a region of the Verrucomicrobiia bacterium genome:
- a CDS encoding phosphoribosylglycinamide synthetase C domain-containing protein: MAKMLRATAKETASVLILGVGSFAHSIGAALKDGGASVATYLTRNYGHFPPSLIGSVYSRDAIPDPATLVKEHGFSVVIPQSIDWAQAPWAENLIRCGAGIFSPTGEAMRIERERDFARKLCADFGIRFPQAYVASNRIEAERILREHPQPFVIKNPLCSPTSPVHTILCETVEDTRAWLRNVNYAEGVFLQEYLGRAEAGHIALVSGGEIYSLVTNQEYKYAFNGNLGIVAGAPLGGLVERDPDDKFGLARELIHPLLPWLREVKFNGPLQVTAIKRRGKWHVIEYNIRIGVTSGPMILRMLANPVETVLRTSRNEKLDPVFRKELKFGCSLTLAGYGYPFTQVRGPQLPLEIIGPFDCDVWWNEVTRGTDNRLFSTGQRIADVIALGHTLDSAISRAYSNIRRLRVVGSYYRTDVGKSLWPPGTF; this comes from the coding sequence ATGGCAAAAATGCTCCGAGCAACCGCGAAGGAAACCGCGTCCGTCTTGATCCTCGGCGTGGGCTCGTTCGCGCATAGCATCGGCGCCGCGCTCAAGGACGGCGGCGCCTCCGTGGCCACGTACTTGACGCGCAATTATGGCCATTTTCCGCCGAGCTTGATTGGATCCGTTTACTCTCGCGATGCAATCCCTGATCCCGCGACGCTCGTCAAGGAACACGGCTTTTCGGTAGTTATTCCACAATCGATCGATTGGGCGCAGGCGCCCTGGGCGGAGAACCTGATTCGTTGCGGCGCGGGGATTTTCAGCCCGACCGGAGAAGCGATGCGGATCGAACGGGAACGCGACTTTGCTCGAAAGCTGTGCGCAGATTTCGGGATCCGCTTTCCCCAGGCGTACGTCGCATCAAACCGAATTGAAGCGGAACGAATTCTTCGCGAACATCCGCAGCCCTTCGTCATCAAGAATCCGCTCTGTTCCCCCACCAGCCCGGTTCACACGATCTTGTGTGAAACCGTCGAGGACACGCGGGCGTGGCTGCGGAATGTGAATTACGCCGAAGGAGTGTTTCTCCAGGAATATCTCGGCCGCGCGGAGGCCGGCCATATCGCGCTGGTCAGCGGCGGCGAAATCTACTCGCTCGTCACAAACCAGGAATACAAATACGCGTTCAATGGGAATCTCGGAATTGTCGCCGGGGCGCCGCTCGGTGGTTTGGTGGAACGGGATCCTGATGACAAATTCGGCCTCGCCCGTGAATTGATCCATCCGTTGCTGCCCTGGTTGCGCGAAGTCAAATTCAACGGCCCCCTGCAGGTCACAGCAATCAAGCGCCGCGGTAAATGGCACGTGATCGAATACAACATCCGCATCGGGGTGACCTCCGGTCCAATGATTCTTCGGATGCTGGCGAACCCCGTGGAAACTGTTCTTCGCACCTCGCGCAACGAAAAGCTGGATCCGGTGTTTCGAAAGGAATTGAAGTTCGGGTGTTCCCTGACCCTTGCTGGCTACGGCTATCCCTTCACACAGGTGCGCGGGCCGCAACTGCCGCTCGAAATCATCGGCCCGTTCGATTGTGATGTATGGTGGAACGAAGTGACGCGCGGAACCGACAACCGATTGTTCAGCACGGGACAGCGAATTGCCGACGTGATCGCCCTCGGGCACACGCTCGATTCTGCAATTTCGCGCGCCTACTCGAATATCCGCCGCCTGCGGGTCGTCGGCAGTTACTACCGGACTGATGTCGGAAAAAGCCTTTGGCCGCCGGGAACGTTCTGA
- a CDS encoding DEAD/DEAH box helicase encodes MKLSEQVNEFITGKHRDPASLAGREQDVQRVRDEVADLCRAVANEPRGLFSLTVPTGGGKTLASMLFALNHAKAHAQEATGQNGIAWKPIRRVIVVIPYLSIIHQTAAVLKDVFKHTEESPVVLEHHSSATDPVLDEKKLAQGKASDYSRTRTLRQLAAENWDAPIIVTTSVQFFNSLFSRSPADARKLHNIAQSVIIFDEVQTLPPHLLQPILDVLGELTNRERPYGCSAVFCTATQPALGHDENEFPGGLKNIRPIVTPAIATKHFNSLKRVEYSGIEKDAASEPLTPEQVAKQATANEQKQCLVVVNTRKSARQVFAEVQARAKAMGTPDAAFHLSTWMIPAHRLEVLEAVRRRLKEKKQCFLVSTQCIEAGVDVDFPEVWRAYGPYDSIVQAAGRCNREGKLDGLGNVHVFRLEGDDPEGRAGIYGTATTQTTLLRRMGRALPEDPTSFIDYFRLLYQISVPDECLIQQHRSELRFEEVSKLFQFIEDKTFPVLVREFVENGEQRKTKSFEIYEKARARGFFTRDDWRIFQRDLVTLPLYKQNELLGQKLIVDCFDGERHLFLLVGDGAYQGGVNGFGIDFKPDYSERTIL; translated from the coding sequence GTGAAACTTTCGGAACAGGTGAACGAGTTCATCACGGGCAAGCATCGCGATCCAGCGTCGTTGGCCGGACGCGAACAGGATGTTCAGCGGGTGCGCGATGAAGTCGCTGATCTTTGCCGTGCGGTTGCGAATGAACCACGCGGCTTATTCTCCCTAACTGTGCCCACGGGTGGTGGCAAGACGCTCGCCTCAATGCTCTTTGCCCTCAACCACGCGAAGGCCCACGCTCAGGAAGCTACAGGCCAGAATGGAATCGCTTGGAAACCGATTCGCCGTGTCATTGTGGTGATTCCCTACCTCAGCATTATCCACCAGACCGCTGCCGTGCTTAAGGATGTTTTCAAGCACACGGAGGAGAGTCCCGTCGTCTTGGAACACCACAGCAGCGCCACCGACCCGGTGCTGGATGAGAAGAAGCTCGCCCAAGGCAAAGCCAGCGACTATTCGCGCACCCGCACACTCCGCCAACTCGCTGCCGAGAATTGGGATGCACCCATCATCGTCACTACCAGTGTTCAGTTCTTCAATTCGCTGTTCTCTCGAAGTCCGGCAGACGCGCGCAAACTCCACAACATTGCACAGTCGGTGATTATCTTTGACGAAGTGCAAACCCTTCCGCCACATCTGCTCCAGCCGATTCTCGACGTGCTCGGCGAACTCACCAACCGGGAGCGCCCCTACGGCTGTTCCGCCGTCTTCTGCACCGCCACGCAACCGGCGCTGGGTCACGACGAAAACGAGTTTCCCGGTGGTCTGAAGAACATCCGCCCCATCGTTACGCCAGCAATAGCAACGAAGCACTTCAATAGCCTCAAGCGCGTAGAGTATTCCGGAATCGAGAAGGATGCCGCATCCGAACCTCTCACCCCGGAGCAAGTAGCCAAGCAAGCAACCGCCAACGAACAGAAGCAATGTCTCGTCGTCGTCAACACGCGCAAGTCTGCCCGACAGGTGTTCGCCGAAGTTCAAGCCCGGGCCAAGGCGATGGGAACGCCGGATGCCGCGTTTCACCTGTCCACTTGGATGATTCCAGCGCACCGGCTGGAAGTGCTCGAAGCAGTCCGGCGGCGGTTGAAGGAAAAGAAACAGTGCTTCCTCGTCAGCACGCAATGCATTGAAGCAGGCGTGGACGTGGACTTTCCCGAAGTCTGGCGCGCTTACGGTCCTTACGATTCCATCGTGCAAGCGGCGGGCCGCTGTAATCGCGAAGGCAAACTCGACGGCCTGGGCAATGTTCATGTCTTCCGATTGGAAGGTGACGATCCCGAGGGTCGCGCCGGCATCTACGGCACGGCCACAACTCAAACGACCCTTCTTCGCAGAATGGGCCGGGCACTTCCTGAAGACCCAACCTCATTCATCGACTACTTCCGCCTGCTCTACCAAATCAGCGTGCCGGACGAGTGCCTGATCCAACAACACCGGTCCGAACTCCGCTTTGAGGAAGTCAGCAAGCTGTTTCAGTTCATCGAAGATAAAACTTTCCCGGTGTTGGTTCGCGAGTTCGTGGAAAATGGGGAACAGAGAAAGACCAAGTCGTTTGAAATCTACGAAAAGGCACGAGCGCGAGGTTTTTTCACGCGGGACGATTGGCGCATATTCCAGCGCGACCTCGTCACATTGCCGCTCTACAAGCAAAACGAACTCTTGGGACAGAAGCTGATTGTGGATTGTTTCGATGGCGAGCGACACCTGTTTCTTCTGGTCGGTGACGGTGCGTATCAAGGCGGCGTCAACGGCTTCGGCATTGACTTCAAACCCGACTATTCCGAAAGGACGATTCTATGA
- a CDS encoding Fic family protein yields the protein MPDELDPKHPRVAPASGGGETPPPLAGHSQGCGPEHGLRAGAGGDSPTARDTRPDHATRFIETTRGILAYSELAPLVAERVLRVEAALYQLEFSAWPPDERLTTEFHRRICGDLLPDWAGRWRAIEVRVGNLTPPPPHQVALLMREYGADLTARWPAAAASVSGLTLELLAFAEGRFLSLHPFPDFNGRTIRLFLLELLRRLDLPRVTLAPESETEREQYFLALEAADQLDWQPLLRIWRHRFVAAAPNPPNHS from the coding sequence ATGCCCGATGAACTGGATCCAAAGCATCCACGAGTGGCGCCGGCTTCCGGCGGCGGAGAAACTCCGCCACCGCTGGCAGGCCATTCCCAAGGATGTGGCCCAGAGCATGGCCTTCGAGCGGGAGCCGGTGGAGATTCGCCGACTGCAAGAGATACTCGACCAGATCACGCCACCCGCTTCATCGAAACCACTCGCGGCATCCTCGCCTATTCCGAGTTAGCGCCGTTGGTGGCCGAACGCGTCCTGCGCGTTGAAGCCGCGCTCTACCAATTGGAGTTTTCCGCCTGGCCGCCGGATGAACGACTCACCACTGAATTCCACCGCCGCATCTGCGGTGATTTACTGCCGGATTGGGCGGGCCGCTGGCGGGCCATTGAAGTTCGCGTTGGCAATCTCACTCCACCGCCGCCCCATCAGGTTGCGCTGCTCATGCGGGAATATGGCGCAGACTTGACCGCCCGCTGGCCCGCTGCTGCTGCGTCCGTCAGCGGCCTCACGTTGGAATTGCTTGCCTTTGCGGAAGGCCGCTTCTTGAGTCTCCATCCCTTCCCGGATTTCAATGGCCGCACCATCCGGCTGTTTCTGCTGGAACTCCTGCGCCGCCTCGATCTCCCGCGCGTCACCCTGGCACCGGAATCGGAGACGGAACGCGAACAGTATTTTCTCGCCCTCGAAGCCGCCGACCAACTCGACTGGCAACCGCTCCTCCGCATCTGGCGGCACCGTTTTGTTGCTGCGGCCCCGAACCCGCCAAATCATTCATGA
- a CDS encoding trypsin-like peptidase domain-containing protein produces the protein MIRVFLMLLAAAAVTSAHGATILQDDIRRDATVRVIEQVMPSVVNIHTETVVPVQDPFEAMFRGYYGQQPTDTVTSLGSGVIIDENGFLLTNDHVVRRARRIGVKFNTGTNLYEATLIASDARRDVALLKLNSRPGEKFRPIRMAREDDLLLGETVIALGNPFGLGGSVSRGILSSKSRTLPTEGAPLDIPNWLQTDAPINAGNSGGPLINLRGELIGLNVAVANLSPDGRPIQGIGFAIPIRLVQEALGDILPSDVVKSYWFGARVKVGSYPLVITSVQPGSPADRAGLQVNDTIMQVNGTVPRTIFEFGDLLTAKPSADVNITLRRAGQTEDVKVRLVHENSVFNADLIRERLGLQLDPIRRGNTTLFVVKDVTRRSAGARAGLQPNMIIAAVDEQPPSDIKSFAKMLKDRRAGQRVQLSVLVPLRSGFWRRATAELELE, from the coding sequence ATGATACGAGTTTTTTTGATGCTATTGGCCGCCGCCGCGGTCACGAGCGCCCACGGCGCGACCATCCTGCAGGATGACATTCGGCGCGATGCGACGGTTCGCGTGATCGAGCAGGTGATGCCGAGCGTCGTGAACATTCACACGGAAACCGTCGTTCCCGTGCAAGACCCGTTCGAAGCAATGTTCCGCGGATACTACGGCCAGCAACCGACCGACACGGTCACGAGCCTGGGTTCCGGCGTGATCATTGATGAAAATGGATTTCTGCTCACGAACGATCACGTTGTCCGCCGTGCGCGACGCATTGGAGTCAAGTTCAACACGGGCACCAACCTGTATGAAGCCACGCTCATTGCCAGCGATGCGCGGCGCGACGTCGCGCTGCTCAAGCTGAATTCGCGTCCGGGCGAAAAATTCCGGCCGATCCGCATGGCGAGAGAAGACGACCTCTTGCTGGGCGAAACCGTCATTGCGCTCGGCAATCCATTCGGCCTTGGCGGTTCAGTGTCGCGGGGAATTCTCAGTTCAAAAAGCCGCACCCTGCCCACGGAAGGCGCGCCGCTCGACATCCCAAACTGGCTGCAGACTGACGCCCCGATCAACGCCGGCAACAGCGGCGGACCCTTGATCAATCTTCGGGGCGAACTGATTGGCTTGAATGTCGCAGTTGCGAACCTGTCGCCCGACGGCCGCCCGATTCAGGGGATCGGTTTTGCAATTCCCATCCGCCTCGTTCAGGAAGCGCTCGGGGACATCCTGCCGAGTGACGTGGTGAAGTCCTATTGGTTCGGCGCGCGTGTCAAGGTCGGCTCCTATCCGCTCGTCATCACGTCTGTTCAACCCGGCAGCCCCGCGGACCGCGCCGGCCTGCAGGTCAATGACACGATCATGCAGGTGAACGGCACCGTGCCGCGGACGATTTTTGAGTTTGGCGATTTGCTGACGGCGAAGCCTTCCGCCGATGTGAACATCACCCTGCGCCGCGCGGGACAGACAGAGGACGTCAAAGTGCGCCTTGTTCACGAGAATTCGGTGTTCAATGCCGATCTCATCCGGGAGCGTCTCGGGTTGCAGCTCGATCCCATCCGCCGCGGCAACACGACGTTGTTTGTCGTTAAAGATGTCACCCGCCGGAGTGCCGGAGCGCGCGCGGGCCTTCAGCCCAACATGATCATTGCGGCAGTCGACGAGCAACCGCCCAGCGACATCAAATCGTTTGCAAAAATGCTGAAGGACCGGCGCGCGGGCCAGCGGGTTCAGCTCAGCGTGCTGGTGCCGCTCCGGTCCGGATTCTGGCGCCGCGCAACGGCGGAATTGGAGCTGGAGTGA